Proteins encoded together in one Benincasa hispida cultivar B227 chromosome 1, ASM972705v1, whole genome shotgun sequence window:
- the LOC120076176 gene encoding uncharacterized protein LOC120076176: protein MCEEVSKIASSFLSHDSINEAIDSLRFLGDVGDTDLHVLERILPHCTVDQLMHIENSSKGRDLTPVTDKLWKNFYEKKFGKNDSDLVIKKMKYKKESFKWKQLYEAKMEALEKKAMEIEARYKQNCQKENARKQSRKIIFCEDVSSSNNKKRRSEGTIKSECNTTESKILKKPNREAQMCQVSSGGTTKPGHRTKQSKILKKAKREALQCIETKNVIAFRRNAMQK from the coding sequence ATGTGTGAAGAAGTAAGTAAAATAGCTTCATCCTTCCTTAGTCATGATTCTATTAACGAAGCTATAGATAGTTTGAGGTTTCTTGGAGATGTTGGCGACACCGATTTACATGTTCTAGAGCGTATTCTCCCACATTGCACCGTTGACCAATTGATGCATATAGAGAACTCTTCCAAAGGAAGAGATCTCACACCTGTAACTGACAAGCTGTGGAAaaacttttatgaaaaaaagTTTGGTAAAAATGATTCTGATCTTgtgattaagaagatgaaatataaGAAAGAGTCATTTAAATGGAAGCAATTATATGAGGCAAAGATGGAGGCATTAGAAAAGAAGGCAATGGAAATTGAGGCTCGATATAAACAAAATTGTCAAAAGGAAAACGCTCGAAAACAAAGtcgtaaaataatattttgtgaGGACGTTTCTTCTTCGAACAATAAGAAAAGGAGATCTGAAGGAACTATCAAGTCTGAATGTAATACCACAGAGAGTAAGATTTTGAAGAAGCCAAATAGAGAAGCACAAATGTGTCAAGTTTCATCTGGAGGGACAACCAAACCTGGACACCGTACTAAGCAAAGCAAGATATTGAAAAAGGCAAAGAGAGAAGCGTTGCAGTGTATAGAGACGAAGAATGTAATAGCTTTTCGAAGAAATGCAATGCAGAAATAG
- the LOC120070973 gene encoding translocator protein homolog, which translates to MSSSNPPFKSRPESKYTKAKRALRSLAVSVAIPLSLTIAVIFLFGRSARHFPNRNRPIWIGPLWLLHLSSIGSSFLIGLAAWLVWADGGFHGGSNALPLYIAHLSLSVVWNPLVLVIRSVVLAFLFCVLDFVTLFACYRTFKRVNPFAKDLIKPCLAWTAYLSAVTYVFIDL; encoded by the coding sequence ATGTCTTCTTCCAATCCGCCGTTCAAATCCAGACCAGAATCCAAATACACAAAGGCCAAGAGAGCCCTCCGATCCCTCGCCGTCTCCGTCGCCATTCCTCTTTCCCTCACAATCGCCGTCATCTTCCTTTTCGGCCGCTCCGCTCGCCATTTCCCCAACCGGAACCGTCCGATTTGGATAGGGCCGCTCTGGCTTCTACATCTCTCCTCAATTGGCTCCTCCTTTCTAATCGGCCTCGCCGCTTGGCTGGTCTGGGCGGACGGTGGTTTCCACGGCGGTTCTAATGCTCTTCCGCTCTACATCGCGCATCTTTCTCTTAGCGTCGTTTGGAATCCTCTGGTGCTTGTGATTCGCTCTGTTGTGCTTGCGTTTCTGTTCTGCGTTTTGGATTTTGTGACTCTGTTTGCTTGTTATCGGACCTTCAAGCGAGTCAATCCCTTCGCTAAGGATCTGATTAAACCTTGTCTGGCTTGGACTGCGTATCTCTCTGCTGTTACTTACGTGTTCATTGATCTTTGA
- the LOC120076185 gene encoding uncharacterized protein LOC120076185, which yields MCEEVSKIASSFLSHDSINEAIDNLRFLRDVGDTDLHVLKRILPHCTVDQLLHIENSSKGRDLTLVTDKLWKNFYVKKFGKNDFDLAIERMKYKKESFKWKQLYEAKMEALEKKAMEIEARYKQNCQKENARKQSRKIIFCEDVSSSNNKKGRSEGTIKSECNTTESKILKKPNREAQMCQVSSGGTTKPGHRTKQSKILKKAKREALQCIETKNVIAFRRNAMQK from the coding sequence ATGTGTGAAGAAGTAAGTAAAATAGCTTCATCCTTCCTTAGTCATGATTCTATTAATGAAGCTATAGATAATTTGAGGTTTCTTAGAGATGTTGGCGACACCGATTTACATGTTCTAAAGCGTATTCTCCCACATTGCACTGTTGATCAATTGTTGCATATAGAGAACTCTTCTAAAGGAAGAGATCTCACACTTGTAACTGACAAGCTGTGGAAAAACTTCTATGTAAAAAAGTTTGGTAAAAATGATTTTGATCTTGCGATTGAGAGGATGAAATATAAGAAAGAGTCATTTAAATGGAAGCAATTATATGAGGCAAAGATGGAGGCATTAGAAAAGAAGGCAATGGAAATTGAGGCTCGATATAAACAAAATTGTCAAAAGGAAAACGCTCGAAAACAAAGtcgtaaaataatattttgtgaGGACGTTTCTTCTTCGAACAATAAGAAAGGGAGATCTGAAGGAACTATCAAGTCTGAATGTAATACCACAGAGAGTAAGATTTTGAAGAAGCCAAATAGAGAAGCACAAATGTGTCAAGTTTCATCTGGAGGGACAACCAAACCTGGACACCGTACTAAGCAAAGCAAGATATTGAAAAAGGCAAAGAGAGAAGCGTTGCAGTGTATAGAGACGAAGAATGTAATAGCTTTTCGAAGAAATGCAATGCAGAAATAG